The window TCATCTCCATGCCCTGAACGTAATCCTCGACGACGATGAGGTTGCCCGCGGTGCCCAGCTTTTGCTCCTCGAGCATCATGCGGCAGGTCGCGACGGCCTCATCGTAGCTTTCCGGGAGGAAGGCGCCTTTGCCGGCAGCGAGGCCGTCGGCCTTGACGACGAAGGGCGCGCTGCGTTTTGCGAGCGCGGCCTTGCATTCCTCGAGGTTGGTGCAGAGGTCGAAGTCGGAGGTGGGTACGCCGTGTCTCTTCATGAACTGCTTGGAGAAGGCCTTGCTGCCCTCGAGGCGCGCGCCGGAGGCTCCTGGGCCCATGACGAGGATGCCCGCCTCGCGCAGCGCGTCCGCCGTACCGGCCACAAGCGGCGCCTCAGGTCCGACGAATACGAGTTCGATGCCGAGTTTTTCGCAGAGCGTCTTCATCGCCTGCGGATCGCAGGGATCTCCGGCGTGGCACTGCGCGAGCTTCGCGATCCCCGGGTTGCCGGGGCAGCAGTGCAGTTCGCTCGTTATCTTTGATTTGGAGAATGCGTGGACGACCGCGTGTTCTCTGCCGCCTCCGCCTAGTACCATTACCTTCATTTTAGCGGCTCCTAATGCCTGAATGTGCGGCTGCCGCCGGCAAAGAGGCTGAGTCCGAGCTCTTCGGCCTTCTCAAAGACCTCGTTGTCACGGATCGAGCCGCCCGGTTCGATGACGGCGATGACGCCGGCCTTATGGGCCAGTTCGACGGAATCCGCGAAGGGGAAGAAGGCGTCGGAGGCCATTACAGACCCCTTGGCCTTGTCTCCCGCGAGCTTGATGGCGTACTCCGCCGCGTCCACGCGGTTTGTGAATCCGCCGCCGATGCCCACCGCCGCGCCGTCCTTGACGAGCACGATGGCGTTGCTCTTGGTGATCGCCGCGGTCTTCCAGGCGAAGATGATGTCCTCCCAGAGGTCCGGGCGCGGCTTACCGTGCCACTCGCCCTCGGATTGACGCGGCAGGGCGGGGAGCTTGTCCTCCTGGACGAGGAAGCCGCAGCGGTTGCCGAGGATCTGCAGCTTCGGCGCGTAGCCGGGCAGTATCTTAAGGACGCGGAGATTGGGCTTCTTTTCTTTCAGGTATTCCACGACGCCCTCCTCGAAGTCGGGGGCGGCCAGTATCTCAAAGAAGGTCTCGGTGACAGTCTTCGCCGTATCCAGGTCCACTTTGCGCGTCATGCCGATGATGCCGCCGAAGGCCGAGACGGGGTCGCAGGCGAGCGCCTTTTTAAAGGCCTCGATGGGCGTCTCTCCGCGGGCGGTGCCGCAGGGAGTCGTATGCTTGACGATCGTGCAGGCGCAGCTGTCCTGGAATACGGAGCAGCCGCGAAGCAGCGTGTCGAGGTCGAGCAGGTTGTTGTAGGAGAGCTCCTTGCCCGATAGCTGTTCAAAGGGACGCTGCTCAAGCGGGGGCATAAAGAGCGCCGCCTGCTGGTGCGGATTCTCGCCGTAGCGGAGCTTCTGCTCCATACGCAGCGGCAGCACCTTGTCGCCATCCACCTCGTCGGCGATGCCCAGCTCGCGGCAGAGGCCGCGGTAGATGATCGAATCGTAAGAGGCGGTGCAGCGGAAGGCCTTGAGCGCGAGCTCCTGCTTGAATTCAAGCGTGAACTCCTGCTTTTTCTCAAGCTCGTCAAGGACGCGCGCGTAGTCGCCGATCTCGGTGACGACCGCGACGTGGCAGTAGTTCTTCGCGGCGGCGCGGATCAGCGAGACGCCGCCGATGTCTATCTTTTCTATAAGCTTGTCGAGCTCCGCGCCGCTCTTCGCCGTCTCTTCAAAGGGGTAGAGCGTGCAGACGACGACGTCTATAAGGGGGATGTTGAATTTTTCCCGGTCCTCCTCATCCTGGGCGAGCCCGCGTCTTGCGAGTATTCCTCCCATGATCGTGGGATGCAGCGTCTTCACCCTGCCGCCGAGTATCGCGGGCAGCCCCGTCATATCGACGACCTCCGTGACCGTTACGCCGCCCTCTTCGAGGTGCTTGGCGGTGCCGGAGCTGGATACGATCTCATAACCGTGGGCGGCAAGCCCCTTCGCGAGATCAAGTATGCCCGTCTTATCCCAGACGGAGATGAGCGCCTTTCTAGTTTCCATCTTTTCCATCCTCTTCACCCTTCCATTGATCGATATCTACCGGATGTTTCTCCAGAAATTCTTTCAGAGTGCGTTTATAGAGCTGATGTTCCACCGCGTGTATCTTCGCTTCCAGCGTCTCAAGCGTGTCGTCGGCGGTGCGCCGGACCTTTTCCTGCGCGAGGATCGGGCCGTGGTCGACCTCCTCGTCCACAATGTGGACGGTGACGCCCGTCTCCGGAACTCCGGCGTTCCAGGCGTCGAGGATGCCGTGCGCGCCGGGAAAGGCCGGCAGCAGCGCGGGGTGGATGTTGATGATCCGCCCCTTGAAGCGGCGCACGAACTCGGGCGAAAGAACGCGCATGAAGCCGGCAAGCACTATCCAGTCGCTGTGCGTCTCCTCGACCGCCGACGCGATGGCCTCTTCCGCCGCGGCGCGTCCGTCGCGCTTATAAAAAAAGACCCGCGTCTGCGCTCCGAGTGCGGCAGCCGTGGAAAGCCCCTTGGCCTCCAGCCGGTCGCTGCCGACAAAGGAGACCTGCGCCGGCAGCTCACCGGTAATGGAGGCCTTTAAAAGCGCCTCCATGTTCGTTCCCGTCCCCGATATGAGTATCGCTATCCGCGGGATGTACATTTAATGACCTCGCCGATGACGACGGGTTTTTCTCCAAGCGGGGCCAGCGCCTCTTCGAGCCGCTTCAGCTCCGTTGCGTCGATGACGAAGACATAGCCGATGCCGAGGTTGAATACCCGCTGCATCTCCTCTTCGTCGATCCCCGCGCTCTGGATCAGGTCAAAAATCGCCGGACGTTCCCATGATTTGAAGTCCACCGCGATATCCAGATGCTTGGGGATGATGCGGATGACGTTGCCGTACATGCCGCCGCCGGTGATGTGAGCCATCCCGTGGACGACGCCGGTCTTGATAGCGGCGAGCGCCGCCTTGACGTAGAGCTTCGTCGGGCGCATCACCGCCTCGGCGACGCTCTCCTTCCAGCCCTTGGGGGTGCTGTCGAGAGGGATGTCAAGCCCGCCCTTTCCAAGGGCGCTGCGCACGAGGCTGTAGCCGTTGCTGTGGACTCCAGAGCTGGGGAGCCCGACCAGAAGGTTGCCCTCCTGGATATTGCTGCCGTCGATGATCTTGTCCTCGTCGACGATGCCGACCGAGAAACCGGCGAGGTCAAAGCCGTCGGCTCCGTAGACGCCGGGCATCTCGGCGGTCTCGCCGCCGAGCAGCGCGCAGAGGCTCTCGTCGCAGGCGTCGATGACGCCCTCCACTATCTGCTTCAATATCGTTTCGTCAAGCTTGCCGCAGGCCGCGTAATCGAGGAAGAAGAGCGGACGGGCGCCGACCGTCACCAGGTCGTTGACGTTCATCGCCACCAGGTCCTGCCCCAGCCCCTTATAGAGCCCCGTCGCTTTGGCCAGCTCGAGCTTAGTCCCGACGCCGTCGCAGCAGGCGGCAAGGCACTGGCCGCCGCCGATGCGGTATAGTCCGGCAAAGCCGCCGACGCCGCCGACGCAGTTCTTATCTTTAGGGTGCTTTGACAGCAGCCCCTTTATCGTCTCCACCCAGGCGTCGCCGCCCGTGATGCTTACTCCAGAATTTTCGTAACTGAGCTTACTCATCGGCTCTTTACTCCTATCCTTTAAGGTAACCGCTGATTATATGTGCCGCCTGCGTCACGGACAGGCCCCGCCTGTGGCTCCAACGTATTTTTATATACGCCTCCGCCCCATGCGGGGCCAGCCCGTTTAGCGTCTGACACATCTAATCAGCGGAACGCACATTTTTGTTTTGCTGAACGGATTCTGTTTAATCAGCGTTCCTCAAGATATTTGCCGGTGAAGCAGGCGGTGCAGAGCTTATCCTCCGGCAGTCCGATCGCCGCTATGAGATCCTCTT is drawn from Cloacibacillus porcorum and contains these coding sequences:
- the purH gene encoding bifunctional phosphoribosylaminoimidazolecarboxamide formyltransferase/IMP cyclohydrolase; amino-acid sequence: MEKMETRKALISVWDKTGILDLAKGLAAHGYEIVSSSGTAKHLEEGGVTVTEVVDMTGLPAILGGRVKTLHPTIMGGILARRGLAQDEEDREKFNIPLIDVVVCTLYPFEETAKSGAELDKLIEKIDIGGVSLIRAAAKNYCHVAVVTEIGDYARVLDELEKKQEFTLEFKQELALKAFRCTASYDSIIYRGLCRELGIADEVDGDKVLPLRMEQKLRYGENPHQQAALFMPPLEQRPFEQLSGKELSYNNLLDLDTLLRGCSVFQDSCACTIVKHTTPCGTARGETPIEAFKKALACDPVSAFGGIIGMTRKVDLDTAKTVTETFFEILAAPDFEEGVVEYLKEKKPNLRVLKILPGYAPKLQILGNRCGFLVQEDKLPALPRQSEGEWHGKPRPDLWEDIIFAWKTAAITKSNAIVLVKDGAAVGIGGGFTNRVDAAEYAIKLAGDKAKGSVMASDAFFPFADSVELAHKAGVIAVIEPGGSIRDNEVFEKAEELGLSLFAGGSRTFRH
- the purN gene encoding phosphoribosylglycinamide formyltransferase → MYIPRIAILISGTGTNMEALLKASITGELPAQVSFVGSDRLEAKGLSTAAALGAQTRVFFYKRDGRAAAEEAIASAVEETHSDWIVLAGFMRVLSPEFVRRFKGRIINIHPALLPAFPGAHGILDAWNAGVPETGVTVHIVDEEVDHGPILAQEKVRRTADDTLETLEAKIHAVEHQLYKRTLKEFLEKHPVDIDQWKGEEDGKDGN
- the purM gene encoding phosphoribosylformylglycinamidine cyclo-ligase, translated to MSKLSYENSGVSITGGDAWVETIKGLLSKHPKDKNCVGGVGGFAGLYRIGGGQCLAACCDGVGTKLELAKATGLYKGLGQDLVAMNVNDLVTVGARPLFFLDYAACGKLDETILKQIVEGVIDACDESLCALLGGETAEMPGVYGADGFDLAGFSVGIVDEDKIIDGSNIQEGNLLVGLPSSGVHSNGYSLVRSALGKGGLDIPLDSTPKGWKESVAEAVMRPTKLYVKAALAAIKTGVVHGMAHITGGGMYGNVIRIIPKHLDIAVDFKSWERPAIFDLIQSAGIDEEEMQRVFNLGIGYVFVIDATELKRLEEALAPLGEKPVVIGEVIKCTSRG